A genome region from Triticum aestivum cultivar Chinese Spring chromosome 2B, IWGSC CS RefSeq v2.1, whole genome shotgun sequence includes the following:
- the LOC123041124 gene encoding uncharacterized protein, whose product MGCARTVKAGAAAAAAVLVAAGVRMVGPAAAGFVAEEIPRAQAVAATWLTPPYLYLVINAIIISIAASSKFQTSRASGSHAAVGTEPVPVPSPALAMPMELPVPAVAMAMAVPVPVARVPEDVPVVKTPPAPVPAPEMEEEEDFLISRSAWTPQRRVTETDVEVAPFADLTNKREKPLSSARFGRKAAKPSPEGSRALRVSRPRREDTLESTWKAITEGRAPPLARHLKKSDTFDTRPGRRPSGGGEEVAPPAATMRKAETFNDPAAAVGGAGERKVRREPSLGQDELNRRVEAFINKFNMEMRLQRQESLKHYSEMVGSGGGRY is encoded by the exons ATGGGGTGCGCGCGGACGGTGAAGGCCGGGGCTGCGGCCGCGGCGGCCGTGCTGGTGGCGGCCGGGGTGAGGATGgtggggccggcggcggcggggttcgtGGCGGAGGAGATCCCGCGCGCGCAGGCGGTGGCGGCCACCTGGCTCACGCCGCCCTACCTGTACCTCGTCATCAACGCCATCATCATCTCCATCGCCGCGTCCTCCAAGTTCCAGACCAGCCGCGCGTCGGGCTCCCACGCCGCTGTGGGGACGGAGCCGGTTCCAGTGCCTTCGCCGGCTCTGGCGATGCCGATGGAGTTGCCTGTACCCGCAGTGGCTATGGCGATGGCGGTGCCCGTTCCGGTGGCGCGTGTTCCTGAGGACGTGCCGGTCGTCAAGACGCCCCCTGCGCCGGTGCCGGCGccggagatggaggaggaggaggacttcctgaTTTCAAGATCTGCATGGACGCCGCAGCGAAGGGTCACGGAGACGGATGTTGAGGTGGCGCCGTTCGCGGACCTGACGAACAAGAGGGAGAAGCCGCTGTCGTCTGCGCGGTTCGGCCGGAAGGCGGCCAAACCCAGCCCAGAAG GCAGCAGGGCGCTGCGGGTGTCGCGGCCGCGGAGGGAGGACACCCTGGAGAGCACGTGGAAGGCCATCACGGAGGGGCGGGCGCCGCCGCTGGCGCGACACCTCAAGAAGTCGGACACCTTCGACACCCGCCCGGGCCGTCGTccgtccggcggcggcgaggaggtggcgccccccgcGGCGACGATGCGCAAGGCCGAGACGTTCAACGACCCCGCCGCGGCCGTGGGCGGCGCGGGCGAGAGGAAGGTGCGGCGCGAGCCGTCGCTGGGGCAGGACGAGCTGAACCGGCGCGTGGAGGCCTTCATCAACAAGTTCAACATGGAGATGCGGCTGCAGCGGCAGGAGTCGCTGAAGCACTACAGCGAGAtggtcggcagcggcggcggccgttACTGA